Part of the Cyanobium sp. ATX 6F1 genome is shown below.
GGGCGTTCGGCGGCGATCAGGAACAGGGGTTCGGCCGCCGCCAGCCTGGCTTGGCTGCCCCGTCGCTGCATGCGGTGCACGGTGGCCTGCACCACCTGCACGTCATGGGCCTGCAACTGGCCCAGGGTGTCGGTGGCATCCACCAGCCCCTCCAGGCTCGTGGTGCTGATCACCAGCCGGCCCCCCGGCTGCAGCGCCTGCCAGACGGCGTTCAGCACATCCGCCAGGGGACGCCCCACCTCCAGCAGCACCCGGTCGGGGTTGGCGGGCAGCCTGTTCAGATCGCTCGGGGCCTGACCCTCGTGGATGTGCAGGTTGCTGATGCCGAAGCGGCGGCGGTTGCGCTTGAGCAGCTCGATCGCTTCGGGGTCTCGCTCCAGGGTGTGCACGGCTCCGGCGGGCATCAGCCGGGCGATTTCCAGGGCCAGGGCGCCGGTGCCGCCCCCCACGTCCCACACCAGCGACTGGGCCCTGGGGCGCAGGTGGGCCAGCAGCATCACCCGCAGTTCAAGCGGCGTAGGGCTGAAGCCTGGGGCGTCCTCGAAGCT
Proteins encoded:
- the cbiT gene encoding precorrin-6Y C5,15-methyltransferase subunit CbiT; the protein is MQAAAGGVPVEPFQWDFVTPGVPDSSFEDAPGFSPTPLELRVMLLAHLRPRAQSLVWDVGGGTGALALEIARLMPAGAVHTLERDPEAIELLKRNRRRFGISNLHIHEGQAPSDLNRLPANPDRVLLEVGRPLADVLNAVWQALQPGGRLVISTTSLEGLVDATDTLGQLQAHDVQVVQATVHRMQRRGSQARLAAAEPLFLIAAERPL